The following are encoded in a window of Saccharothrix longispora genomic DNA:
- a CDS encoding MDR family MFS transporter codes for MSAPATTSTGTGPGAMSHRQVMEALSGLLLVLFVAMLSGTVVSTALPQIIGALEGSQTQYTWVVTATLLTATATTPIWGKLADLFNKKTLVQVAIVLFILGSIVSGFAQSAGQLIAARAFQGIGVGGLQALVQVVIAAMIPPRERGRYNGYLGGVMAVATVGGPLLGGLIVDTSWLGWRWCFFIGVPVAVIALFVLQATLKVQTARRQDVRIDYLGASLIAAGVSVLLIWISFVDSSFAWLSWETFAMVGGSIALLGAAVAVEARAAEPVVPLGIVKQRTTALAILASLAVGMAMFGGAVFLGQYFQIGRGYTPTEAGLLTIPMMAGVLGSSIIAGRLITRTGNVKPYIVTGAVALVIGFLALGQIDHDTSLVLVGAAMLLVGVGVGMTMQNLVLAVQNTVPLKDIGAASSTVAFFRSLGGTIGVSVLGAVLARRVEDAITRDLTAAGIPATGGGGGSLNIAALPDAVQHIVRAAYGDATGHIFLISAGIAVVGVIAALLLKPVKLRSSLDLVEPGQETKPVA; via the coding sequence ATGAGCGCACCCGCCACCACGAGCACCGGTACCGGTCCCGGTGCGATGAGCCACCGGCAGGTGATGGAAGCCCTCAGCGGCCTCTTGCTGGTGCTGTTCGTCGCGATGCTCAGCGGCACCGTCGTCTCGACGGCGCTGCCGCAGATCATCGGCGCGCTCGAAGGCTCGCAGACCCAGTACACCTGGGTCGTCACCGCGACGCTGCTCACCGCGACCGCCACCACGCCGATCTGGGGCAAGCTCGCGGACTTGTTCAACAAGAAGACCCTCGTCCAGGTCGCCATCGTGCTGTTCATCCTGGGCTCGATCGTGTCCGGCTTCGCGCAGAGCGCCGGTCAGCTCATCGCCGCCCGCGCGTTCCAGGGCATCGGCGTCGGCGGCCTCCAGGCCCTCGTGCAGGTCGTGATCGCCGCGATGATCCCGCCCCGCGAGCGCGGCCGGTACAACGGCTACCTCGGCGGCGTGATGGCGGTGGCCACCGTCGGCGGCCCGCTGCTGGGCGGCCTCATCGTGGACACCTCGTGGCTGGGCTGGCGCTGGTGCTTCTTCATCGGCGTGCCCGTCGCCGTGATCGCGCTGTTCGTGCTCCAGGCCACGCTGAAGGTGCAGACCGCCCGCCGGCAGGACGTCAGGATCGACTACCTGGGCGCGAGCCTGATCGCGGCCGGCGTGAGCGTGCTGCTGATCTGGATCTCCTTCGTCGACTCCTCGTTCGCCTGGCTGTCCTGGGAGACCTTCGCCATGGTCGGCGGGTCGATCGCGCTGCTGGGCGCGGCGGTGGCCGTCGAGGCGCGGGCCGCGGAACCGGTCGTGCCGCTCGGGATCGTCAAGCAGCGCACCACGGCGCTGGCGATCCTGGCCAGCCTCGCGGTCGGCATGGCGATGTTCGGCGGCGCGGTGTTCCTCGGCCAGTACTTCCAGATCGGACGCGGCTACACCCCGACCGAGGCGGGCCTGCTGACCATCCCGATGATGGCGGGCGTGCTCGGCTCCTCGATCATCGCGGGCCGGCTGATCACCAGGACCGGCAACGTCAAGCCCTACATCGTGACGGGCGCGGTCGCACTGGTGATCGGGTTCCTGGCGCTCGGGCAGATCGACCACGACACGTCGCTGGTGCTCGTCGGCGCCGCGATGCTGCTGGTCGGCGTCGGGGTCGGCATGACCATGCAGAACCTGGTGCTCGCGGTGCAGAACACCGTCCCGCTCAAGGACATCGGCGCGGCCAGCTCGACCGTCGCGTTCTTCCGCTCGCTCGGCGGCACGATCGGCGTGTCCGTGCTGGGCGCCGTGCTGGCGCGGCGCGTCGAGGACGCCATCACCCGCGACCTGACCGCGGCGGGCATCCCGGCCACCGGCGGTGGCGGCGGCAGCCTCAACATCGCCGCCCTCCCCGACGCCGTGCAGCACATCGTGCGCGCCGCCTACGGCGACGCCACCGGGCACATCTTCCTCATCTCGGCGGGCATCGCCGTCGTGGGCGTGATCGCCGCCCTGCTGCTCAAGCCCGTGAAGCTGCGCAGCAGCCTGGACCTCGTCGAGCCCGGGCAGGAGACCAAGCCCGTCGCGTGA
- a CDS encoding MarR family winged helix-turn-helix transcriptional regulator produces the protein MDVATRELETRLRDLMKVVRLVKQLGSERHPSIPSGLLGTLTLIARANGHGEPTGCHAKELAVQAGLDPSTVSRAVAALVSHGLVERRADPGDGRASILVVTDRGRAALDEARTWYDDLFGRALADWTPEEVEALTSALGRLTTNVEGALGSTWEAAR, from the coding sequence ATGGACGTCGCCACGCGAGAACTGGAGACCCGGCTGCGCGACCTGATGAAGGTCGTGCGCCTGGTCAAGCAGCTCGGCTCCGAGCGCCACCCGTCGATCCCGAGCGGGCTGCTCGGGACCCTGACGCTGATCGCGCGGGCCAACGGCCACGGCGAGCCCACCGGCTGCCACGCGAAGGAGCTGGCGGTCCAGGCGGGGCTCGACCCGTCCACGGTCAGCCGGGCGGTCGCCGCCCTGGTGTCCCACGGCCTCGTCGAACGCCGTGCCGACCCCGGCGACGGTCGCGCCAGCATCCTCGTCGTCACCGACCGCGGCCGGGCCGCGCTCGACGAGGCCCGGACCTGGTACGACGACCTGTTCGGCCGCGCGCTTGCCGACTGGACCCCCGAAGAGGTCGAGGCGCTCACGTCCGCGCTCGGGCGCCTGACCACCAACGTCGAAGGAGCCCTGGGCTCCACCTGGGAGGCCGCGCGATGA
- a CDS encoding PHP domain-containing protein, whose product MPHHHHGHDHDHDEEVGGSWRDDRDDRPLSVARRGFLAGLGAAGIATAVGATPAHAHDDRPARPVNPWGGRNRWYAGDHHIHTKYSSDGQYEVAQQVAKARQHGLDWVVITDHGGVAHEKFSIDQVTPDIEKARRSYRDVLVYQGLEWNIPGAEHATVFLPPGRSAVDILRAFEAAYDGGVLSTPAAQGGKGLITRSTSADGEPYALAALRYLESQVLSGRTEIALMFANHPARRGVDSPHEIRGWRDAAPDVAVGMEGAPGHQAAGISTANGGRGGARGYYDGSPNQDSFPGFAPTATENPYRTYGGFDWMTAKVGGLWDSLLAEGRPWWVTATSDAHQVHRDTFRPGPGDHGTTGSKGAPVDTGVEQVYGDYFPGFYSSTLVGSDSKSYVDVMRGMQGGKVVAVHGRVVDGLNVRVRSLGEGDNRGVTIGGRTFVRRGDDVEVTVEVDLARGANFSGVVPRLAKVDLVAGPITGPVADRDAFSAPLTTVVKTFEVGRKARGTVKFTHTFRDVDGAFYLRLRGSDGNRLTSDGNPVMDVLGDADPWSDLWFYANPVFVDVI is encoded by the coding sequence ATGCCGCACCACCACCACGGCCACGACCACGACCACGACGAGGAGGTCGGGGGGAGTTGGCGCGACGACCGCGACGACCGTCCCCTCTCCGTGGCGCGGCGCGGGTTCCTGGCCGGCCTGGGCGCGGCCGGGATCGCGACGGCGGTGGGTGCGACGCCGGCGCACGCGCACGACGACCGCCCGGCGCGGCCGGTGAACCCGTGGGGTGGGCGGAACCGCTGGTACGCGGGTGACCACCACATCCACACCAAGTACTCGTCCGATGGGCAGTACGAGGTGGCGCAGCAGGTCGCGAAGGCGCGGCAGCACGGACTGGACTGGGTCGTCATCACCGACCACGGCGGGGTGGCGCACGAGAAGTTCTCGATCGACCAGGTGACGCCGGACATCGAGAAGGCGCGCCGCTCGTACCGGGACGTGCTGGTCTACCAGGGTCTGGAGTGGAACATCCCGGGCGCGGAGCACGCGACCGTGTTCCTGCCGCCCGGCCGCTCCGCCGTGGACATCCTGCGCGCCTTCGAGGCCGCCTACGACGGCGGCGTGCTGTCCACGCCCGCGGCGCAGGGCGGCAAGGGGCTGATCACCCGCTCCACGAGCGCGGACGGCGAGCCGTACGCGTTGGCGGCGTTGCGCTACCTGGAGTCGCAGGTGCTGTCCGGTCGCACGGAGATCGCGCTGATGTTCGCCAACCACCCGGCGCGGCGCGGCGTGGACAGCCCCCACGAGATCCGCGGCTGGCGTGACGCGGCGCCGGACGTGGCGGTCGGCATGGAGGGCGCGCCCGGCCACCAGGCGGCGGGCATCAGCACCGCCAACGGCGGGCGGGGCGGTGCGCGCGGGTACTACGACGGGTCGCCGAACCAGGACAGCTTCCCCGGCTTCGCGCCCACGGCCACCGAGAACCCGTACCGCACCTACGGCGGCTTCGACTGGATGACCGCGAAGGTCGGCGGCCTGTGGGACTCGCTGCTCGCCGAGGGCCGGCCGTGGTGGGTGACGGCCACCTCGGACGCCCACCAGGTGCACCGGGACACGTTCAGGCCGGGTCCCGGCGACCACGGCACCACGGGCAGCAAGGGCGCGCCGGTCGACACCGGCGTGGAGCAGGTCTACGGCGACTACTTCCCCGGCTTCTACAGCTCCACGCTGGTCGGTTCGGACTCGAAGTCCTACGTGGACGTCATGCGGGGCATGCAGGGCGGCAAGGTCGTCGCCGTGCACGGCCGCGTCGTCGACGGCCTGAACGTGCGGGTGCGCTCGCTCGGCGAGGGCGACAACCGGGGCGTCACGATCGGCGGACGCACGTTCGTGCGGCGCGGCGACGACGTCGAGGTGACCGTCGAGGTCGACCTGGCGCGGGGCGCCAACTTCTCCGGCGTGGTGCCCCGGCTGGCGAAGGTCGACCTCGTCGCCGGTCCGATCACCGGCCCGGTGGCCGACCGCGACGCGTTCAGCGCGCCGCTCACGACGGTCGTGAAGACCTTCGAGGTGGGCCGGAAGGCACGCGGCACGGTGAAGTTCACGCACACCTTCCGCGATGTCGACGGCGCGTTCTACCTGCGGCTGCGCGGTTCGGACGGCAACCGGCTGACCTCGGACGGCAACCCGGTGATGGACGTCCTCGGCGACGCCGACCCGTGGTCGGACCTGTGGTTCTACGCGAACCCGGTGTTCGTCGACGTCATCTGA
- a CDS encoding sensor histidine kinase KdpD: MDSRRKRGELRIYLGSAPGVGKTFAMLGEARRRRERGTDVVVGLVETHGRERTAALLDGLERLPLRVVAHRGVELAELDVDGVLARAPEVVVVDELAHTNAPGSRNAKRWQDVEELLDAGVDVLSTVNVQHLESLNDVVARITGVEQRETVPDEVVRRAEQVELVDLTPEALRRRLAHGNVYAAHKIDAALGNYFRVGNLTALRELALLWVADQVDVALQRYRSEQRITDTWEARERVVVAISGGPESETLIRRARRIALRAGADLLVVHVLRGDGLSGAPPRLVGGARRTAEDLGATYHTVVGDDVPTALLEFARGVNATQLVLGTSRRSRLARVLDEGIGSAVVQASGPIDVHMVTHDEARRGPRRRLAGTALGRSRTLAGWALAAALPGAVTGLGLLWDDGLTVSTDLVGYFLATVVVALVGGLGPAVCAALLGAGLLNFFFTAPRYSLAVATPENVVTLIAMLVVGALVALVVDRAARLGEQGARARTEAALLASYSRTVLTSPYPLARLLEKVRENFGLESVALLERGDGGWERVACVGPRPCDEPDEADVDVPVTAEVHLALRGRTLPAGDQRALEAAAGQALMALRQQRMAAETAEAQRRAETTELRTALLSAVGHDLRTPLTSIKAAVGSLRDAELRLSEQDTADLLETVEISADRLTGLIDNLLDSSRLATGAVAPQLRAVTFDEVVARALAGIDERRAVSVDVAEELPAVRADLGLLERVVANVVDNALRHGRLSPRRAVDVDGDGTIAVDEPEVVLRASAHHDRVELRVVDHGQGLPKNTADAVFAPFQRLGDRDATPGVGLGLSVAKGFVDAMGGAITAEDTPGGGLTVVISLPTAS; encoded by the coding sequence GTGGACAGCAGGCGCAAGCGCGGGGAGCTGCGGATCTACCTGGGCTCGGCACCCGGTGTGGGCAAGACGTTCGCGATGCTCGGCGAGGCGCGCCGGCGGCGGGAGCGGGGCACTGACGTGGTCGTGGGGCTGGTCGAGACGCACGGCCGGGAGAGGACCGCCGCCCTGCTCGACGGGCTGGAGCGGTTGCCGCTGCGGGTGGTGGCGCACCGCGGGGTCGAGCTGGCCGAGCTGGACGTGGACGGGGTGCTGGCCCGCGCGCCCGAGGTGGTCGTGGTGGACGAGCTGGCGCACACCAACGCGCCCGGCTCGCGCAACGCCAAGCGCTGGCAGGACGTGGAGGAGCTGCTCGACGCGGGCGTCGACGTGCTGTCCACGGTCAACGTGCAGCACCTGGAGTCGCTCAACGACGTCGTGGCCCGCATCACCGGCGTCGAGCAGCGCGAGACCGTGCCCGACGAGGTCGTGCGCCGCGCCGAGCAGGTCGAGCTGGTCGACCTCACGCCCGAGGCGCTGCGCCGTCGGCTGGCCCACGGCAACGTCTACGCCGCGCACAAGATCGACGCCGCGCTGGGCAACTACTTCCGCGTCGGCAACCTGACGGCGCTGCGCGAGCTGGCCCTGCTGTGGGTGGCCGACCAGGTCGACGTGGCGTTGCAGCGCTACCGCAGCGAGCAGCGCATCACCGACACGTGGGAGGCCCGCGAACGGGTCGTCGTGGCGATCAGCGGCGGCCCGGAGAGCGAGACGCTGATCCGCCGCGCCCGCCGCATCGCGCTGCGCGCCGGGGCCGACCTGCTCGTCGTGCACGTCCTGCGCGGCGACGGGCTGTCCGGCGCGCCGCCCCGGCTCGTGGGCGGCGCCCGGCGCACCGCGGAGGACCTGGGCGCGACCTACCACACCGTGGTGGGCGACGACGTGCCGACCGCGCTGCTGGAGTTCGCCCGCGGCGTCAACGCCACCCAGCTGGTCCTGGGCACGTCGCGCCGCTCGCGGCTGGCCCGCGTGCTCGACGAGGGCATCGGCTCGGCCGTCGTGCAGGCGTCCGGGCCGATCGACGTGCACATGGTCACGCACGACGAGGCGCGCCGCGGTCCGCGCCGGCGGTTGGCCGGCACCGCGCTGGGCCGGTCCCGCACGCTGGCCGGGTGGGCGCTGGCGGCCGCGCTGCCGGGCGCGGTGACCGGCCTGGGCCTGCTGTGGGACGACGGGCTGACGGTGTCCACCGACCTCGTCGGATACTTCCTGGCCACCGTCGTGGTCGCGCTGGTCGGCGGCCTCGGCCCGGCGGTCTGCGCGGCGCTGCTCGGGGCCGGGCTGCTCAACTTCTTCTTCACCGCGCCCCGCTACAGCCTCGCCGTGGCCACGCCGGAGAACGTGGTCACGCTGATCGCGATGCTGGTGGTGGGCGCACTGGTCGCGCTGGTCGTGGACCGCGCCGCCCGGCTGGGCGAGCAGGGCGCGCGGGCCCGCACCGAGGCCGCGCTGCTCGCCTCCTACTCCCGCACCGTGCTGACCAGCCCGTACCCGCTGGCGCGGCTGCTGGAGAAGGTGCGCGAGAACTTCGGGCTGGAGTCCGTGGCGCTGCTGGAGCGCGGGGACGGCGGGTGGGAGCGGGTGGCGTGCGTCGGCCCCCGGCCGTGCGACGAGCCCGACGAGGCGGACGTGGACGTGCCGGTCACCGCCGAGGTGCACCTGGCGCTGCGCGGCCGGACCCTGCCCGCGGGCGACCAGCGCGCCCTGGAGGCCGCCGCCGGGCAGGCGCTGATGGCGCTGCGGCAGCAGCGGATGGCCGCCGAGACCGCCGAGGCGCAGCGGCGGGCCGAGACCACCGAGCTGCGCACCGCCCTGCTCTCGGCCGTCGGGCACGACCTGCGCACGCCGCTGACCTCGATCAAGGCCGCCGTCGGCAGCCTGCGCGACGCCGAGCTGCGGCTGTCGGAGCAGGACACCGCGGACCTGCTGGAGACCGTCGAGATCTCTGCGGACCGGCTCACCGGGTTGATCGACAACCTGCTCGACTCCTCGCGCCTGGCCACCGGCGCCGTCGCGCCGCAGCTGCGCGCCGTCACGTTCGACGAGGTCGTGGCGCGCGCCCTGGCGGGCATCGACGAGCGTCGCGCCGTGTCGGTCGACGTGGCGGAGGAGCTGCCGGCCGTGCGCGCCGACCTCGGGCTGCTGGAGCGCGTCGTGGCCAACGTCGTGGACAACGCCCTGCGGCACGGCAGGCTCAGCCCGCGCCGGGCGGTCGACGTGGACGGCGACGGCACCATCGCGGTCGACGAACCCGAGGTCGTCCTGCGTGCCAGTGCCCACCACGACCGCGTGGAGCTGCGCGTCGTCGACCACGGCCAGGGCCTGCCGAAGAACACGGCGGACGCGGTGTTCGCCCCGTTCCAGCGGCTCGGCGACCGCGACGCCACCCCCGGCGTCGGGCTTGGCCTGAGCGTGGCCAAGGGGTTCGTGGACGCCATGGGCGGCGCCATCACCGCCGAGGACACCCCCGGCGGCGGCCTCACCGTCGTCATCTCGCTGCCCACGGCGTCATGA
- a CDS encoding response regulator: MTTVLLVDDDPQLLRALRITLTAHGYDVRTAADAAGALRECALRPDLVVLDLGLPDADGVDVIAEVRRAGTVPIVVLSARLDSADKVRALDAGADDYVTKPFGTDEFLARVRAAVRRSARRPSGEPPVLAASFTADLVAKKIHRDGGEVHLTPTEWGLLEALVRAGGEVVSAHDLLVAVWGPAYTDATHYLRVYLAQLRRKLEPDPARPRHLLTEPGRGYRFRP, translated from the coding sequence ATGACCACCGTCCTGCTCGTCGACGACGACCCGCAGCTCTTACGGGCGCTGCGGATCACGCTCACCGCGCACGGCTACGACGTGCGGACCGCGGCCGACGCCGCCGGCGCGCTGCGGGAGTGCGCGCTGCGGCCGGACCTGGTCGTGCTGGACCTGGGCCTGCCGGACGCGGACGGCGTCGACGTGATCGCCGAGGTGCGCCGGGCCGGCACCGTGCCGATCGTCGTGCTGTCCGCCCGGCTCGACTCGGCGGACAAGGTGCGCGCCCTCGACGCCGGCGCCGACGACTACGTCACCAAGCCGTTCGGGACGGACGAGTTCCTGGCGCGGGTGCGCGCCGCCGTGCGCCGCTCGGCGCGGCGGCCGTCCGGCGAACCACCCGTGCTGGCGGCGTCCTTCACCGCCGACCTGGTCGCGAAGAAGATCCACCGCGACGGCGGCGAGGTGCACCTGACGCCGACCGAGTGGGGCCTGCTGGAAGCCCTGGTGCGGGCCGGCGGCGAGGTCGTCAGCGCGCACGACCTGCTGGTGGCGGTGTGGGGTCCGGCGTACACGGACGCGACGCACTACCTGCGCGTGTACCTGGCCCAGTTGCGCCGCAAGCTCGAACCGGACCCCGCCCGACCCCGCCACCTGCTCACCGAACCGGGCCGCGGCTACCGCTTCCGGCCGTGA
- a CDS encoding pentapeptide repeat-containing protein codes for MAERRCGTAPPPADRTVHDRDWDTLDLDGHRHERTAFAEVDLTGATARGAVFRECTFRGVEFNTAELVDSAFLNCAFTRCSFFDASFTDCKLVGSVFDGGAFDLLKVDGGDWSLVGLPGADLRRASFTGVMMREVDLTGANCAGTTLHRVDLADAWLHGADLSRADLRGSDLSALDPLATTVRGALIDPEQAFTIAASLGLRLG; via the coding sequence ATGGCCGAACGCCGCTGCGGCACCGCCCCGCCACCCGCCGACAGGACCGTCCACGACCGCGACTGGGACACCCTCGACCTCGACGGGCACCGGCACGAGCGGACGGCGTTCGCGGAGGTGGACCTGACCGGGGCGACGGCGCGCGGCGCGGTGTTCCGGGAGTGCACGTTCCGCGGGGTGGAGTTCAACACCGCGGAATTGGTCGACTCGGCGTTCCTCAACTGCGCGTTCACCCGGTGCTCGTTCTTCGACGCCTCCTTCACCGACTGCAAGCTCGTGGGCAGCGTGTTCGACGGCGGCGCGTTCGACCTGCTGAAGGTCGACGGGGGCGACTGGTCGCTGGTCGGCCTGCCGGGCGCGGACCTGCGGCGGGCGTCGTTCACCGGGGTGATGATGCGCGAGGTCGACCTGACCGGCGCGAACTGCGCGGGCACGACCCTGCACCGGGTGGACCTGGCCGACGCGTGGCTGCACGGCGCCGACCTCTCGCGGGCCGACCTGCGCGGCAGCGACCTGTCGGCGCTGGACCCGCTCGCCACCACCGTGCGGGGCGCGCTGATCGACCCGGAGCAGGCGTTCACGATCGCCGCCTCGCTGGGCCTGCGCCTGGGCTGA
- a CDS encoding zf-HC2 domain-containing protein, giving the protein MDCETCREALSARLDGEAEPAPAAETDAHLAGCAACRTWQDGAATLTRSLRLRPATPTPDLAAAVVAAAPPVVRTRGWYPRAGLAAVAVAQLTLGLSQVLGTTPAAAQASGHGIHGSTGTHLFNESTAWNLALGLGLLWAALRPRAAAGLLPVVAAFVTVLAAFSARDLIAGQATATRVTSHAVLVLGLALLLLVRRTHRAPDGTSTPVPTAPGTTGAPDAPDTPRADPDPPHHPRLRPVSRRGAA; this is encoded by the coding sequence GTGGACTGCGAGACCTGCCGCGAAGCCCTGTCCGCCCGCCTCGACGGGGAAGCGGAGCCGGCGCCCGCCGCCGAGACCGACGCGCACCTGGCGGGCTGCGCGGCGTGCCGGACGTGGCAGGACGGCGCCGCGACCCTGACCAGGTCGTTGCGCCTGCGACCGGCCACGCCCACCCCGGACCTCGCCGCCGCCGTCGTGGCCGCCGCGCCCCCGGTCGTGCGCACGCGGGGCTGGTACCCGCGCGCCGGCCTGGCCGCCGTGGCGGTGGCCCAGCTGACCCTCGGCCTGTCCCAGGTGCTGGGCACGACTCCCGCCGCGGCGCAGGCGTCGGGTCACGGCATCCACGGCTCGACGGGGACGCACCTGTTCAACGAGAGCACCGCGTGGAACCTGGCGCTGGGCCTGGGTCTGCTGTGGGCGGCCCTGCGCCCCCGCGCCGCCGCCGGCCTGCTCCCCGTGGTGGCCGCCTTCGTCACCGTCCTGGCCGCCTTCTCCGCCCGCGACCTGATCGCCGGCCAGGCCACCGCCACCCGCGTCACGTCGCACGCGGTCCTGGTCCTGGGCCTGGCCCTGCTGCTGCTCGTCCGCCGCACCCACCGCGCCCCGGACGGCACGAGCACCCCGGTGCCCACCGCGCCGGGCACGACCGGCGCCCCCGACGCACCGGACACCCCGCGCGCCGACCCGGACCCGCCGCACCACCCGCGCCTGAGGCCGGTCAGCCGCCGAGGGGCCGCGTGA